Proteins encoded in a region of the Isosphaeraceae bacterium EP7 genome:
- a CDS encoding DUF1501 domain-containing protein, producing the protein MPSSAASHLCRGPSRRDALRVGMLAAFGLGVDDLFRLRALAAGPSSHVSPIQARAKSCILVWLAGGPSHVDTFDPKPDAPAEIRGEFKAINSSVPGLQLSEVFPAIAQQMDMATLIRGVTSPEGDHDRAAHHLLTGYRPSPALVYPSFGSVTAKLGNDASSRLPSYVAVPDAPLFSSSGYLTPAFDPFSINGDPNSAGFRVRDLTPPDRLTLDRLKRRRSMVHRLDGFAGEVGQSSLTVSRDQFSERAYDLLTSNAAQSAFQMDAETPETRDRYGRNALGQGCLLARRLVEAGVPFVTVNDRGAGQLGWDTHQENFKRIREDLAPRLDRGVGALLADLRARGLLDSTLVVVMGEFGRTPKINPMAGRDHHGRANCALLAGGGIPKGLLLGRTDAKADSPLDNPVTPADLAAVIYSQLGISPDLQFETPDGRPIRLVDGGKVPKELA; encoded by the coding sequence ATGCCCAGCTCAGCCGCCTCTCACCTGTGCCGTGGCCCAAGTCGCCGCGATGCCTTGCGCGTCGGGATGCTGGCGGCGTTCGGGCTGGGGGTTGATGACCTGTTCCGGCTGCGCGCCCTGGCCGCGGGCCCGTCGAGCCACGTCAGTCCGATCCAGGCCAGGGCCAAGAGCTGCATCCTCGTCTGGCTTGCCGGCGGGCCGTCGCACGTCGACACGTTCGACCCGAAGCCAGACGCTCCGGCCGAGATCCGCGGCGAGTTCAAGGCGATTAACTCGTCGGTGCCCGGCCTTCAGTTGAGCGAAGTTTTTCCCGCGATCGCGCAGCAGATGGACATGGCGACTCTGATTCGGGGTGTTACGTCGCCCGAGGGAGATCACGATCGCGCGGCTCACCATCTCCTGACCGGGTATCGGCCGAGTCCGGCCCTGGTCTATCCGAGTTTCGGCAGCGTGACCGCGAAACTCGGTAACGACGCGAGCAGCCGGCTTCCCTCGTACGTAGCCGTGCCGGACGCTCCGCTCTTCTCGTCGAGCGGTTATCTGACCCCTGCCTTCGACCCGTTCTCGATCAACGGCGATCCGAACAGCGCGGGGTTCCGGGTCCGTGACCTGACGCCCCCCGACCGCCTGACGCTCGATCGACTCAAACGGAGGCGGTCGATGGTCCATCGACTGGACGGGTTCGCCGGCGAGGTCGGGCAGAGTTCCTTGACGGTCAGCCGCGACCAGTTCAGCGAGCGGGCCTACGACCTGCTCACCTCGAACGCCGCGCAATCGGCGTTCCAGATGGACGCGGAGACCCCAGAAACCCGCGACCGCTACGGCCGGAATGCGCTGGGGCAGGGGTGCCTGCTCGCCAGGAGGCTGGTCGAGGCGGGCGTCCCGTTCGTCACGGTCAATGACCGGGGGGCGGGCCAGCTCGGCTGGGACACGCATCAGGAGAATTTCAAGCGAATCCGCGAGGACCTTGCGCCCAGGCTGGACCGCGGGGTCGGGGCTCTGCTCGCCGATCTGCGAGCCCGCGGGCTGCTCGATTCCACGCTCGTGGTGGTGATGGGGGAGTTCGGGCGGACCCCCAAGATCAACCCGATGGCGGGCCGCGACCATCACGGTCGGGCCAACTGCGCGCTGCTGGCCGGCGGCGGGATCCCGAAAGGCCTGCTGTTGGGCCGGACCGATGCCAAGGCCGATTCGCCGCTGGACAACCCGGTCACGCCGGCCGACCTTGCCGCGGTGATTTACAGCCAGCTCGGGATCAGCCCCGACCTCCAGTTCGAGACGCCCGACGGCCGACCAATCCGACTGGTCGACGGCGGCAAGGTACCGAAGGAATTGGCCTGA
- a CDS encoding thioredoxin family protein, with product MSEQQPEPKRDEIDAMQGPVIVEFGATDCGHCRQLAPALAKMLEDHPKITHLKVEDGPGRPLGRSFRVKLWPTLVFMKDGAVLEQVSRPGLGEVRAGLAAIDGP from the coding sequence ATGAGCGAACAACAGCCCGAGCCGAAACGTGACGAGATCGACGCGATGCAGGGGCCGGTGATCGTCGAGTTTGGCGCCACCGACTGCGGCCACTGCCGGCAGCTTGCCCCCGCGCTGGCAAAGATGCTGGAGGATCATCCGAAAATCACTCACCTGAAGGTCGAGGACGGGCCGGGCCGGCCTCTTGGCCGCTCATTCCGGGTGAAGCTCTGGCCGACTCTGGTGTTCATGAAGGACGGGGCCGTGCTCGAGCAAGTGTCCCGACCCGGCCTGGGCGAGGTCCGCGCCGGCCTGGCGGCGATCGACGGCCCGTGA
- a CDS encoding endonuclease/exonuclease/phosphatase family protein yields the protein MRLLSYNIHKGVGGRDRRYRLERILKVIEHEEPDIACLQEVDLNVRRSRHDDQPRLIAETLKNSTLLYQLNVPKLEGGYGNLIVTRWPVLTSHQVSLKLGRRKPRGAQLVVIDTPQGNFHLVHWHLGLAEKERHWQAAHLLNHPLFLESAHLPTLIIGDFNDWRNTLTRGPFAHQGFSQVTAPPSRFRSFPAWMAMGSLDKAFTRGAINVDHAQIVKTHGSRRASDHLPLRIDFSLVPG from the coding sequence ATGCGACTTCTGAGCTACAACATTCACAAAGGGGTCGGCGGCCGAGACCGCCGATACCGCCTCGAACGCATCCTGAAGGTCATCGAGCATGAGGAGCCCGACATCGCCTGCCTCCAGGAGGTGGACCTCAACGTCCGCCGCTCGAGGCACGACGATCAGCCGCGGCTCATCGCCGAGACTTTGAAGAACAGTACCCTCCTGTACCAGCTCAATGTGCCCAAGCTGGAAGGGGGTTATGGCAATCTGATCGTCACCCGCTGGCCCGTCCTGACGTCGCATCAAGTCTCGCTCAAGCTCGGCCGTCGCAAGCCGAGGGGTGCCCAACTCGTCGTCATCGACACCCCTCAGGGAAACTTTCACCTGGTTCACTGGCACCTCGGCCTGGCCGAGAAGGAACGCCACTGGCAGGCCGCCCACCTGCTGAATCACCCCCTCTTCCTGGAATCCGCCCACCTGCCGACCTTGATCATCGGCGACTTCAATGACTGGAGGAACACCCTGACGAGAGGCCCGTTCGCCCACCAAGGGTTCAGCCAGGTGACCGCACCCCCCAGCCGTTTCCGGTCGTTCCCCGCCTGGATGGCCATGGGCTCGCTCGATAAGGCATTCACTCGGGGCGCGATCAACGTCGACCACGCCCAGATCGTCAAGACCCACGGATCGCGCCGGGCCAGCGACCACCTCCCGTTGCGGATCGACTTCAGCCTCGTCCCCGGTTGA
- a CDS encoding PEP-CTERM sorting domain-containing protein encodes MLFAQTAARADLVTISGSGTWGADAPVSDYSAPGSLWSFSFDVPDPLDANPTSTAFNFQYFLDGSLVNTTLSSVEFFPLEPGGLFDLNFDDGNTLNFYGDQVYTDPGLSLIPGTYAAIIDINSFAGLPNGSGSGTVTIATTVVPEPSSIVSGGLGLLALAFWRLRRSVV; translated from the coding sequence GTGCTCTTCGCGCAAACGGCCGCCCGGGCCGACCTCGTCACGATCTCGGGGTCGGGGACCTGGGGCGCCGACGCACCGGTGTCGGACTACTCGGCCCCGGGTAGCCTCTGGTCCTTCTCCTTCGACGTGCCCGACCCGCTTGATGCGAATCCGACCTCGACGGCGTTCAATTTCCAGTACTTCCTCGACGGGTCGTTGGTGAACACGACGCTGTCGAGCGTCGAATTCTTCCCGCTCGAGCCTGGGGGCCTCTTCGACCTCAACTTCGACGACGGCAACACCCTGAACTTCTACGGCGACCAGGTCTATACAGACCCCGGCCTGTCACTCATCCCGGGCACCTACGCCGCGATCATCGACATCAATTCGTTCGCGGGTCTGCCCAACGGCAGCGGATCCGGCACGGTGACGATCGCGACCACCGTCGTGCCCGAACCCTCATCGATCGTCAGCGGCGGCCTGGGTTTGCTCGCCCTGGCCTTCTGGCGACTCCGCAGGTCCGTGGTCTAA
- a CDS encoding DUF1549 domain-containing protein: protein MPRRSMLGGLLLGFSAGCGGNIPLPDPQPVPKAAVKTAVQVRVPPSLVVSPPAATLGPDDSGLQLIVVGSDAKLADATWTASPAGVVSVDSGGYVRAIGPGEAVVAVKAGLATGRATLNVAERSGRPWSFGQDIVPILTRGGCNAGGCHGKKDGQNGFKLSFTGYDHEADFVAICRDSSGRRVSLLDPKSSLLVTKATGTVGHAGGLRFTAGSDEAKTLMAWVAAGAPRELGKPHGPLKSLAIEPGSMILPGPGIRQLRVEAIYADGHRRDVTRLAAYSSLDDSSATVDANGRVELKRRAEVDLVVRYQDKVVSLRVGTPINPDLAYDFKARPRANFIDEMLFKRLESVKVPPSPVAGDVAFLRRVSLDLTGEQPTPEQVRLYLADRDPKKRDKLVDRLLASRDFVRFWQLKFGDLLAITSARLGAGAARYETWLAERLTSNTPYDAMVRELLTATGNPSGFEGGAANYALDSPDPKVQAELAAQRFLGLRIRCAQCHDHPFDVWTQDDYYGLAAAFTKVQSGGMGRMTVRINPEGKLDHPRTGKPATPRQLDGTPIVVAAAEDPRKPLAAWITDPKNPQFARASANWAWSQFFGKGIVDPPDDLSRSNPPVHPELLEALAGHFIAHKFDLRDLVRTIATSEAYALSSATVAGNEHDSRFFSHQMPRPLTAHQMADAIAQATGVPNQFADQLSARRAIEIVDPAKPSTILDAFGRCGRMTGCASVATPSLSLRQSLLLIGGDVIESKVTSLGGYLTHLLELAPEPDEVVENLYMRTVCRAPTDLERDHWAAELKKDPSMREAAEDLFWSLLNSREFAFNH from the coding sequence ATGCCCAGACGATCGATGCTCGGCGGCCTCCTGCTCGGATTCTCGGCCGGCTGCGGCGGCAACATCCCGCTTCCGGATCCGCAGCCCGTCCCCAAGGCGGCCGTCAAGACGGCCGTCCAGGTTCGGGTTCCCCCCAGCCTGGTCGTCTCCCCGCCGGCTGCAACGCTTGGTCCCGATGACTCGGGCCTCCAGCTCATCGTCGTCGGATCGGATGCGAAACTGGCCGACGCGACCTGGACGGCGTCCCCCGCGGGGGTGGTCTCCGTCGACTCGGGCGGCTACGTGCGAGCGATCGGGCCCGGAGAGGCGGTGGTTGCGGTCAAGGCGGGACTCGCCACGGGGCGTGCGACGCTGAACGTGGCCGAACGGTCGGGCCGGCCCTGGAGTTTCGGCCAGGACATCGTGCCGATCCTGACCCGTGGCGGGTGCAACGCAGGCGGATGTCACGGCAAGAAGGACGGCCAGAACGGCTTCAAGCTGTCGTTCACCGGTTACGACCACGAGGCCGATTTCGTGGCTATTTGCCGCGACTCGTCCGGCCGGCGGGTCTCGCTGCTCGACCCCAAATCGAGCCTGCTGGTGACCAAGGCGACCGGCACCGTCGGCCACGCCGGCGGACTCAGGTTTACTGCGGGGAGCGACGAGGCGAAGACGCTGATGGCCTGGGTCGCCGCGGGGGCCCCGCGCGAGCTGGGCAAGCCGCACGGCCCTTTGAAGTCGCTGGCCATCGAGCCCGGTTCGATGATCCTGCCCGGCCCTGGGATCAGGCAACTCAGGGTCGAGGCTATCTACGCCGACGGCCATCGCCGCGACGTGACCCGTCTTGCGGCGTACTCGTCGCTCGACGACTCTTCGGCGACCGTTGATGCCAACGGACGGGTCGAGCTGAAGCGAAGGGCGGAGGTCGACTTGGTCGTCAGGTATCAGGACAAGGTCGTCAGCCTCCGCGTGGGGACACCGATCAACCCCGACCTGGCGTATGACTTCAAGGCGAGACCTCGTGCGAATTTCATCGACGAGATGCTCTTCAAGCGGCTCGAATCCGTGAAGGTCCCGCCCAGCCCCGTGGCCGGCGACGTTGCGTTTCTGCGACGAGTCTCGCTCGACCTGACGGGCGAGCAACCGACGCCGGAGCAGGTCCGGCTTTACCTGGCGGACCGCGACCCGAAGAAGCGCGACAAGCTGGTCGACCGGCTGCTGGCCAGCCGCGACTTCGTTCGGTTCTGGCAACTCAAGTTCGGCGACCTGCTGGCCATCACGTCGGCACGGCTCGGGGCCGGGGCGGCGCGATACGAGACCTGGCTGGCCGAACGCCTGACGTCGAATACGCCCTATGACGCGATGGTCCGAGAGCTTCTGACAGCGACCGGAAACCCGTCCGGTTTCGAAGGGGGCGCGGCGAATTATGCGCTCGACAGCCCCGACCCCAAGGTCCAGGCCGAGCTGGCCGCCCAGAGGTTCCTCGGTCTGCGGATCCGCTGCGCCCAGTGCCACGACCACCCGTTCGACGTCTGGACCCAGGACGATTACTACGGACTGGCCGCCGCGTTCACTAAGGTGCAGAGCGGCGGGATGGGCCGGATGACGGTCCGGATCAATCCCGAAGGGAAGCTTGACCACCCGAGGACCGGCAAGCCGGCCACGCCCCGGCAGTTGGACGGCACCCCAATCGTGGTGGCCGCCGCCGAAGATCCGCGCAAGCCGCTCGCCGCTTGGATCACCGACCCCAAGAATCCGCAGTTCGCCCGAGCTTCGGCGAATTGGGCCTGGTCGCAGTTCTTCGGCAAGGGGATCGTCGACCCGCCCGACGATCTGAGCCGATCGAATCCGCCGGTCCACCCCGAGCTGCTCGAGGCGCTTGCAGGCCACTTCATCGCGCACAAGTTCGATCTGCGCGACCTCGTCCGCACGATCGCCACGAGTGAAGCCTATGCGTTGTCGTCGGCGACCGTGGCGGGCAATGAGCACGACTCGCGGTTCTTCTCGCACCAGATGCCCCGGCCCCTCACGGCCCACCAGATGGCCGACGCCATCGCGCAGGCGACGGGCGTGCCCAATCAATTCGCCGATCAGTTGAGCGCCCGGCGCGCGATCGAGATCGTCGATCCCGCGAAGCCGAGCACAATCCTCGACGCGTTCGGCCGCTGCGGGCGGATGACCGGATGTGCGTCGGTGGCCACGCCGTCGCTGAGCTTGCGGCAGTCGCTGCTGCTCATCGGCGGCGACGTGATCGAATCGAAGGTGACGAGCCTGGGAGGCTATCTGACCCACCTGCTCGAACTGGCGCCCGAGCCCGACGAGGTGGTCGAGAACCTCTACATGCGCACCGTCTGCCGGGCCCCGACCGACCTCGAACGCGACCACTGGGCCGCCGAGCTGAAGAAGGATCCTTCGATGCGTGAGGCGGCGGAAGACCTGTTCTGGTCGCTCCTGAACTCGCGTGAGTTCGCCTTCAACCACTGA
- a CDS encoding GlsB/YeaQ/YmgE family stress response membrane protein, with translation MITSLIAWTVFGFIAGLVGRAIHPGPDDLGIGSTIILGVIGSLVGGGIAYALKLGTSPYQPGGWIMSILGAIIVLAFGFFAARPRAIS, from the coding sequence ATGATCACGAGTCTCATCGCCTGGACGGTCTTCGGCTTCATCGCCGGCCTCGTCGGACGAGCCATCCACCCGGGACCCGATGACCTCGGGATCGGCTCCACGATTATCCTGGGCGTCATCGGCTCGCTGGTCGGTGGCGGCATCGCCTACGCCCTCAAGCTCGGGACCTCGCCCTACCAGCCGGGCGGCTGGATCATGTCCATCCTGGGCGCGATCATCGTGCTCGCGTTCGGCTTCTTCGCCGCCCGACCGCGCGCCATCTCCTGA
- a CDS encoding TrmB family transcriptional regulator: protein MELTPAAKKFVLHWGEMGQAWGINRTMAQVHALLFVSPEALDAESISALLDVSRSNVSTSLRELITWGVVRRVHIIGDRRDRFEALKDVMETFHVIMAERKRREMDPTIALLEHCVQEANAGGNAEQYTREQLEKMLDFTRMVTAWYGYIDRMPTPALQRLFAGGAKIAKIFGLVGHEPAETVAQKP, encoded by the coding sequence GTGGAATTGACGCCGGCGGCGAAGAAGTTCGTGCTCCACTGGGGAGAGATGGGCCAGGCCTGGGGCATCAACCGGACGATGGCGCAAGTGCACGCGCTCCTGTTCGTCTCGCCGGAGGCACTGGATGCCGAGTCGATCAGCGCCCTCCTCGATGTGAGCCGATCGAACGTCTCGACGAGCCTGCGCGAGTTGATCACCTGGGGCGTGGTGCGGCGTGTGCATATCATCGGCGACCGCCGCGACCGATTCGAGGCCCTCAAGGACGTGATGGAGACGTTCCACGTCATCATGGCCGAGCGCAAGCGGCGCGAGATGGACCCGACCATCGCGCTGTTGGAGCACTGCGTCCAGGAGGCCAATGCCGGCGGAAACGCCGAGCAATACACCCGCGAGCAGCTCGAGAAGATGCTCGACTTCACGCGGATGGTGACCGCCTGGTACGGCTACATCGACCGGATGCCGACCCCCGCGCTGCAACGCCTGTTTGCCGGTGGCGCCAAGATCGCCAAGATCTTCGGCCTCGTCGGCCACGAGCCGGCCGAGACCGTCGCCCAGAAGCCTTGA
- a CDS encoding phospholipase D-like domain-containing protein — protein sequence MTLRGGLPVPAAALIVDGEVEVFQIPNIRFEISTWFGILVTLLDIVVSLIASGHVLLTKRNPRSAVSWIGLIWLSPIIGTVLYVMLGINRINRRGRSLQQRRKLKVQNFAEMAEPVEPRSAKTPEDWQLRSLEHLGGSVTNLPLLQGNQIEPLESGDETYPAMLAAIEGASRTVSLCSYLFNNDDAGKQFVGALQRAVDRGVEVRVLVDDVGARYNWPTILKVLKSTDIKHAAFLPTSTPLRLPFFNLRNHRKIMVVDGSIAFTGGMNILADYQESLDPPKLKRDLHFRVQGPIVKTLQRVFADDWSFTTGEILRGEGWFPRLEKEGSVFSRAVMDGPDNDTDPLQNMILGGLGEARRSVLLVTPYFLPDEALISALQVTAMRGVEVDILLPSQNNLAFVKWASTSLIEQVLEGGCRVWWTSPPFDHTKLMVVDGSWTFLGSANLDPRSLRLNFELNLECYCPELASKLLKILSAHKQSAEAVTLDSIRQRSLPAKLRDGAAGLFFPYL from the coding sequence ATGACCCTTCGAGGCGGACTGCCGGTGCCGGCCGCGGCGTTGATTGTCGATGGTGAGGTTGAAGTGTTCCAAATTCCCAACATCCGCTTCGAGATCTCAACGTGGTTCGGAATTCTCGTCACGCTGCTGGATATCGTCGTCAGTCTCATTGCCAGCGGGCACGTCTTGCTGACCAAGCGCAACCCGCGATCGGCGGTCAGCTGGATCGGCCTCATCTGGCTCTCGCCGATCATCGGCACGGTCCTTTATGTCATGCTCGGCATCAATCGAATTAACCGGAGGGGGCGTAGCCTCCAGCAGAGACGCAAGCTGAAGGTCCAGAACTTCGCCGAGATGGCCGAGCCGGTCGAACCGAGGTCGGCCAAGACGCCCGAGGACTGGCAGCTCCGCTCGCTCGAACATCTGGGCGGCAGCGTGACGAACCTGCCGCTGCTCCAGGGGAACCAGATCGAGCCGCTGGAAAGCGGCGACGAGACCTATCCGGCCATGCTGGCCGCCATCGAAGGGGCCTCCCGGACCGTCTCGCTCTGCTCGTATCTGTTCAACAACGACGACGCCGGCAAGCAATTCGTGGGGGCCCTCCAGCGGGCCGTCGACCGTGGGGTCGAGGTCCGCGTCCTGGTCGACGACGTCGGGGCTCGCTACAACTGGCCGACGATCCTGAAGGTCCTGAAATCGACCGACATCAAGCACGCCGCCTTCCTGCCGACGTCCACGCCGTTGCGACTGCCGTTCTTCAACCTGCGGAACCATCGCAAGATCATGGTCGTCGATGGGTCGATCGCTTTCACGGGCGGGATGAACATCCTGGCCGATTACCAGGAGAGTCTTGATCCGCCCAAACTCAAGCGAGACCTCCACTTCCGCGTCCAGGGCCCGATCGTCAAGACCCTCCAGCGCGTCTTCGCCGACGACTGGAGCTTCACGACCGGTGAGATCCTCCGCGGCGAAGGCTGGTTCCCTCGACTGGAGAAGGAAGGCTCCGTCTTCAGCCGCGCCGTGATGGACGGGCCCGACAACGACACCGACCCGCTCCAGAACATGATCCTGGGCGGCCTGGGTGAGGCCCGGAGATCGGTCCTGCTGGTGACCCCCTATTTCCTGCCCGACGAAGCCCTGATCTCGGCGCTCCAGGTCACCGCCATGAGGGGCGTCGAGGTCGATATCTTGCTCCCCTCCCAAAACAATCTGGCCTTCGTGAAGTGGGCTTCAACCTCATTGATCGAGCAGGTCCTGGAAGGGGGCTGCCGCGTCTGGTGGACCAGCCCGCCATTCGACCATACCAAGCTGATGGTCGTCGACGGCTCGTGGACCTTCCTGGGCTCGGCAAACCTCGACCCTCGGAGCCTCCGACTCAACTTCGAGCTGAACCTGGAGTGCTACTGCCCCGAATTGGCCTCGAAACTGCTCAAGATCTTGTCGGCGCACAAGCAGTCGGCCGAAGCCGTGACGCTTGATTCAATCAGGCAGAGGTCGCTGCCGGCCAAGTTAAGGGACGGAGCCGCCGGCCTCTTCTTCCCTTACCTGTAA
- a CDS encoding YjhG/YagF family D-xylonate dehydratase, translating into MPNSRSSPTFEEIVETRDPSLFSVATKAAGPAGSLPLTDEMLRQWPSGDLFGLSQDAGMGWDPSSVNRDQFLILSTQGGMRAEDGSPIALGYHTGHWEIALLVKAAAEELRALGRLPFAGMVSDPCDGRSQGTTGMMDSLPYRNDAAIVFRRLIRSLPRRKGVVGIATCDKGAPAMLLALAGCKGLPSVFVPGGVTLPPAWGEDAGKIQTIGARYSHGEISLEEAADMGCRACASPGGGCQFLGTAATAQVVAEALGMSLPHSALAPSGQPIWTDMARRSARAVVAMAQKGITTASILTDGAIRNAMVVHAAFGGSTNLLLHIPAIAFAAGLRRPTSADWHEINCKVPRLVSVLPNGPESHPTVRAFLAGGVPEVMLHLRPLGLLDEDVSTVAGVPLGAVLDWWEASERRRRSREWLFEQDGVEPDRVIMSPDQARERGLTSTVTFPTGNLAPEGSVIKSTSIDPSVVDGDGVYRKLGRARVFTKERDAVAAIKGQGGFSPIVGGEVIVLIGRGPMGAGMEEIYQVTSALKFLPFGKHVAVITDARFSGVSTGACVGHVGPEALAGGPVGKVRDGDLIRIVVDRLKLEGTVDLVGADGVEFGAERGAFVLAGRAAHPDLAPDPDLPDDTRLWAALQAVGGGTWGGCVYDPDAIIDRLNRGRG; encoded by the coding sequence ATGCCCAACTCACGCAGCTCGCCGACGTTCGAGGAGATCGTGGAGACTCGCGACCCGTCCCTGTTCTCGGTCGCCACCAAGGCGGCCGGGCCGGCGGGGAGCCTGCCTTTGACCGACGAGATGCTGCGGCAGTGGCCCTCGGGCGACCTGTTCGGTCTGAGCCAGGACGCGGGGATGGGGTGGGACCCCTCGTCGGTGAACCGCGACCAGTTCCTGATCCTGAGCACCCAGGGGGGGATGCGTGCTGAGGACGGCAGCCCCATTGCGCTGGGGTATCACACGGGTCATTGGGAGATCGCACTGCTGGTGAAGGCGGCAGCTGAGGAGTTGCGCGCGCTGGGCCGACTGCCTTTTGCCGGGATGGTCAGCGATCCATGCGACGGGCGTTCGCAGGGGACCACCGGCATGATGGACAGCCTGCCGTACCGCAACGACGCCGCGATCGTCTTCCGCCGCCTGATCCGGTCGCTTCCCAGACGCAAGGGGGTCGTCGGCATCGCCACCTGCGACAAGGGGGCGCCGGCGATGCTGTTGGCGCTGGCGGGGTGCAAGGGGTTGCCCTCGGTGTTCGTGCCGGGCGGGGTCACGCTGCCCCCGGCCTGGGGCGAGGACGCCGGCAAGATCCAGACGATCGGGGCGCGGTACAGCCACGGCGAGATCTCGCTGGAAGAGGCCGCCGACATGGGTTGCCGGGCCTGCGCCAGCCCGGGGGGTGGCTGCCAGTTTTTGGGGACCGCCGCGACGGCGCAGGTGGTGGCCGAGGCCCTGGGCATGAGCCTGCCGCACTCGGCACTTGCCCCCTCAGGCCAGCCGATCTGGACCGATATGGCCCGGCGTTCGGCGCGGGCCGTGGTGGCGATGGCGCAGAAGGGGATTACGACGGCCTCGATCCTGACCGACGGGGCCATCCGCAACGCGATGGTGGTGCACGCGGCGTTCGGCGGTTCCACCAACCTGCTGCTGCACATCCCGGCGATCGCCTTCGCGGCGGGCCTGCGGCGGCCGACCTCGGCCGACTGGCACGAGATCAACTGCAAGGTGCCGAGGCTCGTCTCGGTGCTGCCCAACGGGCCCGAGTCGCACCCCACCGTCCGCGCGTTCCTGGCCGGCGGTGTGCCCGAAGTCATGCTGCATCTCCGGCCGTTAGGGCTGCTGGATGAGGACGTCTCGACGGTTGCCGGCGTGCCGCTGGGCGCGGTGCTCGACTGGTGGGAGGCCAGCGAGCGGCGGCGGCGGAGCCGTGAGTGGCTGTTCGAACAGGACGGCGTCGAGCCCGACCGGGTCATCATGAGCCCGGACCAGGCCAGGGAGCGGGGCCTGACCAGCACGGTCACGTTCCCAACCGGAAACCTGGCGCCTGAAGGGTCGGTCATCAAGAGCACGTCCATCGACCCGAGCGTGGTCGATGGCGACGGTGTCTATCGCAAGCTGGGTCGGGCCAGGGTCTTCACCAAGGAGCGGGATGCGGTCGCGGCGATCAAGGGGCAGGGGGGCTTCAGCCCGATCGTCGGCGGCGAGGTGATCGTCCTGATCGGCCGGGGGCCGATGGGTGCCGGGATGGAGGAGATCTATCAGGTCACCTCAGCCTTGAAGTTCCTGCCGTTCGGCAAGCACGTCGCGGTGATCACCGACGCCAGATTCTCGGGCGTCTCGACCGGCGCCTGCGTCGGTCACGTCGGGCCGGAAGCCCTGGCGGGTGGGCCGGTGGGCAAGGTCCGCGACGGCGACCTGATCAGGATCGTGGTGGACAGGCTGAAGCTGGAAGGGACGGTTGACCTCGTGGGGGCGGATGGTGTCGAGTTCGGTGCAGAGCGCGGGGCCTTTGTTCTGGCAGGCCGGGCAGCGCATCCAGACCTGGCCCCGGACCCCGACCTGCCCGACGACACCCGGCTCTGGGCGGCGCTCCAGGCCGTCGGCGGCGGCACCTGGGGGGGCTGCGTCTACGACCCCGATGCCATCATCGACAGGCTCAACCGGGGACGAGGCTGA